The following coding sequences are from one Streptomyces venezuelae window:
- a CDS encoding PQQ-dependent sugar dehydrogenase produces MHRKRPRLRTTLALLTGTVLTGASLTLAVPNAGAVPADPPARAAAPAAEDFQQVTLAKGAAETGEPMTLAVLPDRSVLHTSRDGTLRLTDAAGNTRIAGKIPVYTHDEEGLQGIGIDPKFKDNRAIYLYYAPPLDTPAGDAPENGTAEDFKKFDGVNRLSRFVLRADGTLDNASEKKILDVPASRGICCHVGGDIDFDKDGNLYLSTGDDSNPFASDGFTPIDERANRNPAFDARRSAGNTNDLRGKILRVKVADDGSYTIPDGNLFAKGTEKTRPEIYAMGFRNPFRMSVDKPTGIVYVGDYGPDAGAADPKRGPAGQVEFARVTKPGNFGWPFCTGKNDPYVDYDFATGTSGAAFDCKAPKNDSPHNTGLTDLPPAQEAWIPYDGGSVPELGSGSESPMGGPVYRYDAANTSPVKFPEAYDGDFFAGEFGRRWIKRIEQGADGTVSKINPFPWTGTQVMDMEFGPDGALYVLDYGTAWFGGDENSGLYRIENATDGHSPVAEATASKTSGQAPLRTKFTAKATDADGGTLTYAWDFGDGGKSTQQNPTYTYKKNGVYTATVTVKDSTGRTGSASAHITVGNTAPKVTLELPGDGQLFTFGDKVPFKVKVTDPEDGPIDCAKVKVTHILGHDSHGHPVTSANGCEGTIQTSADGEHDPNANIFGVFDAEYTDKGANGQPALTTHDQNVVQPKHRQGEHFNDSKGVSVVNHTPAHGGKTVGNIHNGDWVSFKPYILGNATKLTARVASAGSGGTLEVRSGSVGGRLLGTAKVAPTGGWETYVDVSTAISKPPTKTTTLFLVFKGKGSGALYDVDDFTFTTRSTTSSSTRSSTS; encoded by the coding sequence GTGCACAGGAAACGCCCGAGACTCCGCACCACCCTCGCCCTGCTCACCGGCACCGTACTCACCGGTGCCTCCCTGACCCTCGCCGTGCCGAACGCCGGTGCCGTCCCGGCCGACCCGCCCGCGAGGGCCGCCGCCCCCGCAGCCGAGGACTTCCAGCAGGTCACCCTCGCCAAGGGCGCGGCGGAGACGGGCGAGCCGATGACGCTGGCCGTGCTCCCCGACCGCTCGGTCCTGCACACCTCGCGCGACGGCACCCTCCGCCTCACGGACGCCGCGGGCAACACGAGGATCGCCGGAAAGATACCGGTCTACACGCACGACGAAGAGGGCCTCCAGGGCATCGGCATCGACCCGAAGTTCAAGGACAACCGCGCGATCTACCTCTACTACGCGCCGCCGCTCGACACCCCCGCGGGCGACGCCCCGGAGAACGGCACCGCCGAGGACTTCAAGAAGTTCGACGGCGTGAACCGCCTCTCCCGCTTCGTCCTCAGGGCCGACGGCACCCTCGACAACGCCAGCGAGAAGAAGATCCTCGACGTCCCCGCGAGCCGCGGCATCTGCTGCCACGTGGGCGGCGACATCGACTTCGACAAGGACGGCAACCTCTACCTGTCGACCGGCGACGACTCCAACCCCTTCGCCTCGGACGGCTTCACGCCCATCGACGAGCGCGCGAACCGCAACCCCGCCTTCGACGCGCGGCGCAGCGCGGGCAACACCAACGACCTGCGCGGCAAGATCCTCCGCGTCAAGGTCGCCGACGACGGCTCCTACACGATCCCGGACGGCAACCTCTTCGCCAAGGGCACCGAGAAGACCCGCCCCGAGATCTACGCGATGGGCTTCCGCAACCCCTTCCGCATGAGCGTCGACAAGCCGACCGGCATCGTCTACGTCGGTGACTACGGTCCCGACGCCGGCGCGGCCGACCCCAAGCGCGGCCCCGCGGGACAGGTCGAGTTCGCCCGCGTCACCAAGCCCGGCAACTTCGGCTGGCCGTTCTGCACCGGCAAGAACGACCCCTACGTCGACTACGACTTCGCCACCGGCACCTCCGGCGCCGCCTTCGACTGCAAGGCCCCGAAGAACGACTCGCCGCACAACACCGGCCTGACCGATCTGCCGCCCGCGCAGGAGGCCTGGATTCCGTACGACGGCGGCTCCGTGCCCGAGCTCGGCAGCGGCTCCGAGTCACCGATGGGCGGCCCCGTCTACCGCTACGACGCGGCGAACACCTCCCCGGTGAAGTTCCCCGAGGCGTACGACGGCGACTTCTTCGCGGGCGAGTTCGGCCGCCGCTGGATCAAGCGCATCGAGCAGGGCGCGGACGGCACGGTCTCGAAGATCAACCCGTTCCCGTGGACCGGCACCCAGGTCATGGACATGGAGTTCGGCCCCGACGGCGCCCTCTACGTCCTCGACTACGGCACCGCCTGGTTCGGCGGCGACGAGAACTCCGGCCTCTACCGCATCGAGAACGCCACCGACGGCCACTCACCGGTCGCCGAGGCCACCGCGTCGAAGACGAGCGGCCAGGCGCCGCTGCGCACCAAGTTCACCGCCAAGGCCACGGACGCCGACGGCGGGACGCTGACCTACGCATGGGACTTCGGCGACGGCGGCAAGTCGACGCAGCAGAACCCCACGTACACGTACAAGAAGAACGGCGTCTACACCGCCACCGTGACCGTGAAGGACTCCACCGGACGCACCGGCTCGGCCAGCGCGCACATCACCGTCGGCAACACCGCTCCCAAGGTGACCCTGGAACTCCCCGGTGACGGCCAGCTGTTCACCTTCGGCGACAAGGTGCCCTTCAAGGTGAAGGTGACCGACCCCGAGGACGGCCCGATCGACTGCGCCAAGGTCAAGGTCACGCACATTCTCGGCCACGACAGCCACGGCCACCCCGTCACCTCGGCCAACGGCTGCGAGGGCACCATCCAGACCTCCGCCGACGGCGAGCACGACCCGAACGCCAACATCTTCGGGGTGTTCGACGCCGAGTACACCGACAAGGGCGCGAACGGCCAGCCCGCGCTGACCACCCATGACCAGAACGTCGTCCAGCCCAAGCACCGCCAGGGCGAGCACTTCAACGACTCCAAGGGCGTCTCCGTCGTCAACCACACCCCGGCGCACGGCGGCAAGACCGTCGGCAACATCCACAACGGCGACTGGGTCTCCTTCAAGCCGTACATCCTCGGCAACGCCACCAAGCTGACCGCACGCGTCGCGTCGGCCGGATCCGGGGGCACGCTGGAGGTGCGCAGCGGATCCGTCGGCGGCCGGCTCCTCGGCACCGCGAAGGTCGCGCCGACCGGCGGCTGGGAGACGTACGTCGACGTCAGCACGGCGATCAGCAAGCCCCCGACGAAGACCACGACGCTCTTCCTGGTCTTCAAGGGCAAGGGCTCCGGAGCGCTGTACGACGTGGACGACTTCACCTTCACGACGCGCTCCACGACGAGTTCCTCGACGCGCTCCTCGACGAGCTGA